The Subtercola sp. PAMC28395 genome segment GAATGCCACCGCAGGCGACCACGTGATCTCGGTGCGGGCGACCGACTCCTCTGGCTACACGCAGACGTCAGACCAGGCCCCGCCCGCGCCCGACGGCTCGTCGGGCTACCACACCATCCGCGTGACGATCCAGTAGCGTGCTCGATCCCGCGACTCCGGGGGGATGAGACCCGCGTCAGCCGATCAGCGACGGCCTCAGGTCCCTCAGCGTGCGCGACCGCGTGGCCTTGCCAGCGAGGTAGTACGTGAAGGCCAGGGCCCCGAGCATCCATGCCAGCAGTACGCCGGCGTCGTTCAGCGCGAGCATCAGGTCGCCGCCGTACATCAGCTGCCGGATGCCGTCGACCGCGTAGCTCATCGGCAGCGCGTGGTGCAGCGCCGCGAGCGGTCCGGGCAGGGTCTGCCAAGGGAACGTTCCGCCCGCCGTGACGAGCTGCAACACCATCAGCACGAGCCCGATGAACTGCCCCACGCTGCCGAGCCACACATTCAGGGCGAGGATGATCGCCACGAACGTCACCGAAGCAAGCACCATGAACAGCAGCATCAGTGCCGGGTTGACCACGGTGAACCCGAGCAGCACGGTGACGACGAAGAACACCGCAGCCATCTGGAGTGCGCCGAGGGCCGCCGGTGCCAGCCAGCCGGCGAGCGTGACACGCAGGGGAGCCTTGATCGCGGTGAGGGCGCGCTTCGACAGCGGCTTGATGATGAGGAACAGCGCGTAGATGCCGATCCATGCGGCCAGACTGATGAAGAACGGCGCCATGCCGGCTCCGTAGGTTGTCGCCTTCGTCACCGTGTCGGTGTCGACACGCGCGGGCGTCGCTATGGTCGCGGCGGCCTGCTGGCGCTGGGCGGCGCTGTAGTTCGGGATCTGCGCCAGGCCACTGACGAGGCCATCGTGCAGCTGGGTCGCGCCTGTGTTGAGCGATGCTGTCCCGGTGGCCAGCGTGGCGCTACCGTCGGCGAGCTGTTGCGTGCCGTCTTTGAGGGTTGCGGCACCGTCGGCGAGTTTCTGCGTGCCGTCGGCGAGCGAGGATGCGCCGTCGGCGACCTGTTGGGTGCCCGAGGCGACCTGGGCGGCACCGCTGGCCGCCGAAGAGATGCCTGCGGTGAGGGCCGGTGCAGCATCCGCCAGCTTCTGGGTGCCGGCCGCGACCTGCGAGGCTGCCCCCGAGAGCTGCGCGACCTGCCCGGTGGCCGTCTGCACCTTCGTGTTGCCCGAGGTGACCGCCGAGCCGAGGGTGTCGAGTTGTGCCAGAATCGCGGCCTGCTGGTCGGGGGTCAGGGTGCTGTTCTGCAGCTGCGAAACGATCTGCGCGCGCACGACAGGTACCTGGTCGGCCGCGCCCTGCGACGCCGTCGATGCAGTTGCCGCGAGGCTTGCGAGATGGGCATTGCCCGCTGCGACCTGCTGGGCGCCGGAGTTCAGAGCGGCCGTCTGTGCGGGCAGCGACGCGGCCTGGCTGTTGAGGGTTCCGAGTCCGCTCGCAAGTTTCTGCGCTCCGGCGTTGGTCTGGGCCGCACCGTCCGACAGGGTCGAGGCGCCAGAGGCGGCCGTTGCCGCGCCCGAGGCGAGGTCGGCGGCCCCCGAGTTCACCTGCGCGGCGCCGCTGGCGAGAGTGGATGCTCCGGCCTGCGCCTGCGCGGTGCCATCGACCAGTTTCGCCGAGCCGTCGACGGCCGTGCCGAGGTTGTCGTGAATGGTGGCGAACCCGTCGAGGAATTGCAGCGCAGCGGCCTGGCCGACCTGCTCAGAGATGCTGAGCCGCACCTTCTCGGCGACGGTGGCCGCGATCGAGCTGGCCAAGAAGCTGTTCGTGTCATTCGTGGTGAGCTGCACGACGGCCTGTTGGGGAGTAGCCGTGCCGGCCGAAACGAGCATCGTCGAGAAGTCGGGGCCGAGGGTCAGAACGAAGTCGTAGGTGCCGTCTTTGACACCGGATGCTGCCTGCTCTGCACTCGCATCGATCCAGTCGACTCCGCCATCCCTTATGAGCTGGTCGTGAACCTGCTGGCCGTAGTTGACCGGCTTGTCGTTCAGCGTGGCGCCAGTGTCTTCGATGACCAGTGCGACGGGAATGTTCTTGATGTTGCCGTAGGGGTCGCTGTTCGCCCACAGGTAGAGGCCTGCGTAGATGACGGGAACGAGCATGAGGGCGACCAGCGCCAGGCGGGCGAGCCCGGATGCAGTGAGTCTTCGGAACTCGGTCTTCGCGAGGGTGAGGATCTTCATGCGCGTTCTTTCGGGTCTGGCAGTGGTGCAAGCGGGGGTCGTGTGGCGGTATCGCCGGTGGCCGGAAGTGATCCAGCGTTCGAGGGCTCTGAGACGACGAGCGTGTCCGGTCCGGCCGTGGCCGGAGTGGGAGCTGCGGTCGGGTGCATCGAGCTGGCTGAAGAGTGGCTGGCGATGACGGTGGACTCCAATTCGGCGGCGCGCCGGGCGGACTCTGCGGCCGCTTCGAGCGCAGCCGCCTCACGTCGAGCGATCTCGGCCTGCCTGTCGGCCTCGAATTGGCCGCTCACCTCGCTCAGCACATCGGCTGAAGCCTGGTTCACGATCACGAGTATGGCCAGGTCGCGTCGGGCGAGGTCGACGGCGACCGCCCACCACTCGAACGGGTCGCCACCGTGGCGGTCGGGCGAGGTGAGAACCAGCCCGCGAATACCCGGCCGCGAGGCGGCGAGCTCAGCGAGCACGCGCAGCCGCACGACGACAGGCACGTTCTGCAGCCGCCAGCTCGCGTATTCTGCCGCGTCCAGCGCGGCCAGTGCGTCGAGGGCGGCTCGGCGGCCCGTGGGGAGCGAGGCGAACATCAACTCCTCCTCCACAACGCTCGCGAAGGTCAGGTCGTGTACGTGCTCGCTCACATCGGGGGCGTCCACGACCGCAGTGATCGCGCGCAGGATGGCTGGGTCGGGCTGGCCGTCGAGAACGATGGTTCCAGCATCCGGCGCCATGCGGCCAGCAGCCAGCAGCGACAGGACGGTCGGCCGTTGATAGGTCTCGACGACGGCGAGCGTGATGCCTCCCGACTCGTAGGCGAGCGATGTCGTGCCGAGATTCTGGCCCCCGCCCATCGAAACTGCGTTCAGGATGACCTTCATGTCGTGTGCTCCAGAAGTAGTAGTTCGGGGTTTACCGCGATCACTGCTGTCGCCTCGCTCGCTGAGAGCCCGGCGACGCCGAGGCCGGTGAGCATGACCAGTCGGTGGCCTTCGCTCTTCGACAGGTCGCTGCGAACCGCTTCGTCGAGCACCGAGAGAGCCGCGCCTTCGATCAGTCGGGAGAGAGTGTCTGGCGCGATGTCTGCCCGGAGTTCAGCCGAGGCGATGCCTCGCTCGACGATTTCGAGGAGTCGCTGGCGAACCGGCTCGAGGGTGGCTGCGAAGGCTTTGCGCTGGGGGCCGCGGACCGCGAGCTGGGCCATCACGCGCACGCTCTCGACCTCCGACCAGAGCCGGGCGCCGATGAGGGCGATGGCGACGCGGGAATCGGTGTGCGAGACCTCAGAGAGGGCGGCGATCACGCGCTGGCTGCCTCGTTGCTGCAGTTCGGCGATGAGGTCGTCACGGGTGGCGAAGTGGCCGTAGACGGCGCGCCGGGAAAGCCCGGCACCCGCGGCGATCGCTTCGAGTGAAGCGTCTGGGTCGCGGTTCAGCAGCGCCCGCGCGGAGTCGAGGAGCGCTGCACGGTTCTCGGCGGCGTCACGCCGGGGAGCCCGGGCGCGTGTCACGGGCGGGTAAATGGTCATGGATCGATTGTAATAACTTGCACACGGCTGTGCAAGTTATATCGGGCGGAAGATCAAACCATCGAGTGCGGGTGCTGTATCGGACGGGTCGTCGGCCGGTGTGGTGCTCGGCAGCCCTGGCTGAAGCGGGGCTTGGCCATCATGAGCAGGGCCCACGATAGGATTGAGTGTGACCGGCGAAAATCTTCTTGGCGTGCCCCCGACCCTGTTGGACCCCGAAGACGGAGTGGCCGAAGCGCTTTCTGTCGATCCTGACGAGACGCTTCCCAGCCGGGACGAGCTCGAAGCCCACGTGAGGCGGTTCCCGACGTCGTCGCTTCTCTGGGCGCTTCTGGCGGAGCGCGCGTTCGACGAGGGGCAGGTCATCCCGTCATATGCCTTCGCGCGAGTCGGTTACCACCGCGGCCTCGATGCCCTCCGCAAGGGCGGCTGGCGTGGCCATGGGCCGATCCCGTGGTCGCACGAACCGAACCGTGGTGTTTTGCGCTCCTTGTACGCGCTCCGCCGGGCGGCAGAGGCGATCGACGAAGTCGACGAGGTGACACGCCTCACAGAGTTTCTGACGAACTCCGACCCCACAGCGATCGAGGCCATCGAGACGGCCCAGTTCCACGCCTCGCAGCGCGCCGCCGCGGCCGAAACGGCGTCGCATGAAACAGGCGCGCCCGAAGGCAGCGCGCCCGACGCCGACACGCTTGAAACCAGTGAAGCCAGCACGCCTGAAACCAGTACAGAAGGACTCTGAGTATGCCTGCAATCGTCTTGATCGGTGCCCAGTGGGGCGACGAAGGTAAAGGCAAAGCGACCGACCTGCTCGGCAGCCGGGTCGACTATGTCGTGAAGTTCAATGGCGGAAACAACGCCGGGCACACCGTGGTCATCGGTGACCAGAAGTACGCGCTGCACCTGCTGCCCTCAGGA includes the following:
- a CDS encoding YhgE/Pip domain-containing protein, encoding MKILTLAKTEFRRLTASGLARLALVALMLVPVIYAGLYLWANSDPYGNIKNIPVALVIEDTGATLNDKPVNYGQQVHDQLIRDGGVDWIDASAEQAASGVKDGTYDFVLTLGPDFSTMLVSAGTATPQQAVVQLTTNDTNSFLASSIAATVAEKVRLSISEQVGQAAALQFLDGFATIHDNLGTAVDGSAKLVDGTAQAQAGASTLASGAAQVNSGAADLASGAATAASGASTLSDGAAQTNAGAQKLASGLGTLNSQAASLPAQTAALNSGAQQVAAGNAHLASLAATASTASQGAADQVPVVRAQIVSQLQNSTLTPDQQAAILAQLDTLGSAVTSGNTKVQTATGQVAQLSGAASQVAAGTQKLADAAPALTAGISSAASGAAQVASGTQQVADGASSLADGTQKLADGAATLKDGTQQLADGSATLATGTASLNTGATQLHDGLVSGLAQIPNYSAAQRQQAAATIATPARVDTDTVTKATTYGAGMAPFFISLAAWIGIYALFLIIKPLSKRALTAIKAPLRVTLAGWLAPAALGALQMAAVFFVVTVLLGFTVVNPALMLLFMVLASVTFVAIILALNVWLGSVGQFIGLVLMVLQLVTAGGTFPWQTLPGPLAALHHALPMSYAVDGIRQLMYGGDLMLALNDAGVLLAWMLGALAFTYYLAGKATRSRTLRDLRPSLIG
- a CDS encoding TetR/AcrR family transcriptional regulator; the encoded protein is MTIYPPVTRARAPRRDAAENRAALLDSARALLNRDPDASLEAIAAGAGLSRRAVYGHFATRDDLIAELQQRGSQRVIAALSEVSHTDSRVAIALIGARLWSEVESVRVMAQLAVRGPQRKAFAATLEPVRQRLLEIVERGIASAELRADIAPDTLSRLIEGAALSVLDEAVRSDLSKSEGHRLVMLTGLGVAGLSASEATAVIAVNPELLLLEHTT